taaaacctGTTCCTTGGCCCTGTCCTTGACTCTTTCaaaggggcaataaaccaggccaggctcccATAAgtttggtttggtacagagatgaaaaggattttgagaggcctttagttaatatgtaaacagatgagacttcaggccaaagtggtcatgttttagaagtgacctgtataatgaaaggggagtggtcagctctagCTGGGCTGAGCAgctttagttcagtcttgaactggttggaagtccaacagggagctgtgtggcaactcactctctctctctctttctgcccttcaacctgtaagcatatgTTCCTTTTATACTGGtctttaaagggagtttgcttattggtaCTGtagtgtatattcagaacagcataattaagtttaggtggataggttgagttctttAGGGgtgctttattctgttctttatgtttcattgtgtcgttttgtaaatacatttttgtctgttttaaaatctagtagtaaaccttgctaacttactccgggtaattttcactgcacacttaccGAAAGAAATTGCCAAGTTATGGTccggggctgcctgcttaagaatgttttgagtgatctaGCCTAGTCCATAAAAACATGCTTATACAAGTGAAATGTAAATAATTGTTCTGATATGTAAGTACATGGGGCAAGGGGGCTGGGTGTGTGGaataatttataatttaaatGATTACATCTACTACTGAAAGCGGTCACGTTTTGTGATCACTTAAACCATGATGAATCTAGTTGTCTGCCAATTCAACAAGCTACTGTGTTCTCATGCCAACACTTTGGTCTCAGGTTTGTTGATCTGTCCTGAAGAAATATTAACCCTGtcttctccctacagatgctgtgaatttcttcagcaatttttgattGTTTGTTACGGATCCAAGATCCAGGCACTTGCTCAACGAATACTTGGCAAGTTGGGCCATTACTATAATTCCAGGTGTAAATGgatcttgcattgaaattaacTCATCCAGTTGTCTTGGAAAGCACTATTtcttaaaattaataaataagtATACATTTGTCTTGTAAAAGGAAGCAATTCTACCGATGCAAGCAAGTGAACACACTAGTTTAATTGACATACACACCTGTAAGCCATTTACATCCTAGATGTGAAACTACAACATTTAAGGGCACTTGTGGCATGTGgttgtgtccctgtctctgaaccAAGAGGTTTGGGTTAAGTACCACCTGCTCAGATGCTCTAGAGCATGTTGTTTATAAAATCTCTATAAACAGTCAGCAGTGTTAAAAAGGCTTTTATCCCCCATAGATAATGGTTAAAAGCAGAGCAGGGATTGATAATCATCTTTAGCACCCAAACTGCATGATGATTCACTTCCTTACCTTTCCAGGTTTGAGTTTCACCCAGATTTCATTCTCTGGTTTTCTAAGTTCTGTCGTAAGGGCTCGGTGTGCAACATACCATTGATGAACAACATCATGAGGTACTGTGCTTATAACAGTTCGGTCATAATTGTTATACCTGTGGACAAAGCAgttgtcagaaagatgttgctaaTGGGAGACTTGAAACAAAGGAATTCTTGCGAGAAGAGAAATGTGATTTGATAGCATTTCACATTACAAATAGAGGTGGGACACAGGAGGTAGAAACAGACTATTCCCAGTGGTTAAGGAATCTAACAGGGAACAAAAGTAATCAAAGTGTTGCAATAAAAGCAGATCCATGATTAAATTCAAGAGATCTGGAGCTGTTCAAAGGTACCTTACTGGAAGTTAATAATTTTCAGTCTGCAGTAAAAGCTAAAGTCATATGGGAGCAAGCTAAACAACTTTCTGCTTGTGAAGAATAACCTATGCAATGTAACACGTATGCCTAACCTTGTCCAAGTTtgtttcaccctatgatctgtatgtccttgtttaccatgatctgcctgcactgctcgcaaacaaaaaaaacttttcactatacttaggcACCTATTACAATAAATCAAAAATTAACCAACCAGTAATTGAGAGATAAAGGTATTTTGCTCACAGCACTTGTGCTTCTTTTACTCACTGCATTAAATTTGAGCTAGTTCTTGATTCATTCAAGTGAAGactacatttgatatgtgggaggctttcgaagataggttaaagataatgcaggataggcatgtcctgttgaaagcaaaggataggaaaggcaagatttgtgaaccgtagatgacaggagaaattgtatgactagctAGGAGGAAAAgagaagtgtacataaggtccaggcagctaagaacagaatgggccctggtgGAATATTGGAACAGTGggaccagtcttaaatgaggaatcaagagggttaaaagggatcatgaaataccTTTCGCGAGCAAAATTagcagaatcccaaagccttttattcttatataagaagcaagtgggtaaatagacaaaggatTAGTCCATAAagaataatgaaggaaggctgtgtatcGAACCTGAGAGAACGggtaagattctgaatgattactttgcatcagtattcactgaggagagagacatgatgaatcatagagtcatagagatttacagcatggaagcagacccttcggtccaactcgtccatgcagaccagatatcccaaaccaatatagtcccacctgccagcacctggcccatttccctccaaacccttcctattcatatacccattcagatgcctcttaaatgttgcaattatactagcctccaccacttcctctggcagctcattccatacacacaccaccctctgagtgaaaaagtagccccttaagtctcttcctatatctttctgctctcaccctaaacctatgccctctagttctggactcccccaacccaggaaaaagactttgtcatttatcctatgcatgcccctcatgattttataaacatctataaggtcacccctcagcctctgacgctccagggaaaacagacccagcctattcagcctctccctatagctctcaACTTTAGTAACTTATGCATATATACACCAAGCTCCAACTGCTTGTGCACCCTTTTATCAGTCTACCATTCTCCATGTCTAGTCTACTAAAACGTATGACCacacacttgtctgcattgaaCTTTACCTTCCACCTCTCCATTCATTTCACTAACCTGCCTATGTTGTTTTGAAATTCTACATTACCTTCCTTACAGTTTAGTGCTTTCaagttttgtttcatctgcaaacttttaaaCTGCACCCAGCGTACTAAGGTCAGATCATTAACATccatcagaaaaagcaaggatcCCAACACTGATGCCTCGGAAATTCCACTACAAATCTTCCACCCAACCCAACTAAGATTAAACAAATCCTGTCATCCCCAACAAGAAATATCCATTACGCATTACTGTTTCTTGTCCTTTAGCCAATTTAGGTCCCTGATGCTACTGGCTCTTTTTATTTCATAGAATAAAAGAAGGCAATTCATCTTAAAGATATTCTAAAAACTCTGTCTCAACCATTTCTTAGCATCATTTACAGTAATCATTGAAGACCTTTTGTATTTATTCAATGCAGCATCAGTGCAAATTTTATTTAGAGAGAGGGGTAAAAGATGCTCAGGAAAATTAAACACTTTCTCTTCCTGGACTGTTACTGCCATCTATTGAAGGGACTCTGGATAGTGATGCAAGATATTATGTTGGCTCTTCTCACCTCATTAGGTATAACTCATTATTCCATGGATAAACATTCAGAATTGGTCCAATTCCAATCATGTGATTGTGGCATCCTCCTACATTCTCGATGTATTCATGTTTTATTGGTACTTTAGTAAGTACTTCAAAGTTATGTGGATTTTCTTGTCGTACATTTTCGGCAGCATGAAACCCATCCAGCAACAGAGTTCTTCCACCAGTTCCGTCGTGCCTCAAACAATGGAACAATTGAACTCTATTGAAAAGGATACACAAATAGGCAGAAGTCAGCTGCATGGAAGACATGAACTACAAGTTAATTTAGAACCCCAATGGGTCCCATTAACAAAAAAGACCAAACAACAAAAGTTTCGTTTCTTGCTCATCATGCAAACATAGATTTCCCATCCCACAATATTCTAATTTCCAAATTGAATGTGGTATTTCCAAGGTGGGCTTCAAATTCACAGACACCAACTGATTTTCAGCACCTTATGCAAAGGCCATTATTCAATAAATTTATTGAAGGTACATTCCAGAATTAGTGCTTTAAATTTCATATCAACAGAATGACTCAAGGCcctcttaaaaaaaagagttgtATGTGACAGAATATTTCAGAAGATgtacttcagattttttttctgccctttttaaaaaggaaaggtaGACGTGTAGGTAAACTGGTAAACCTTAACATTGGGGTGAACAGAAACACAACAAGAAATGAAATgagaagcagaaaaaaaaatgccttgTAAGTCTACACTGATAAGAAATACACGTACCCACAAGGTTCTTGAAAATAAGTAGTATCTATATGGCGATCAAGAGCCACTTTTGTGTAAGCAGTGTCACCACGggagaaatctgaagtaaaatccCACATTCGGCCAAAAATAGACTCccttcagaaacaaaaagaaaaggaaaataattaataACCATGTCAAAATACTTTAGGGTTTTAAAACATATCTATCTGAAGTTATCACAAGTCGCTTGCTTTTTGAAAGTAAGAATTCTAACAGCATAACCAAGCAACTTCTTTACAAATCAAATTTCCAGCTAGAAAATTTGACTGTCAATCTTTCCCTGTAGAAAATCAGAGCAGCTGGTAGCATAATTCAAGGGTAACTACTGAACTGACTAAATGTTTAACAATCACCAAGATTCAGTTGCTGTTTCAAATCAATACCTTAATTTAATTGAGATAATTCTGGAGTTATGATCTTGAAGTCCAACTTTAATTTAGAAATGAATTGTCACAGGTTGATTTTAGCATCAGTTTTAATATTCAGACATACCATAACTTAATGCAGGAAGAACTGCTGACACAAAGAGCTGATAACCATCAACAATTTAAGCAAACTGGCTCGCAGTACTCAACCACTCCCAACCTTGCCATGTAACTTACAGAAACCAGTGAAATAACTATGTTCCTGAATGCAGGGAATAACCCAACCAGAATATACAAGAGTACAGCATCATCACATACACATTGTTGCATACTCAAGTAGCTAAACAAAAGGTtcagaaacagactgggagaaagtgaggactggagatcagagtcaaaagtgtggtgctggaaaagcacagccagtcaggcagcatccgaggagtatgatgctgcctgaccagctgtgtttttccagcgccacacttctgACTATGCAACAGACTGGTTCCagtaagatggcagtggagtCAGGCTTCTGAGCCCAGACTTGTCCATTCttctttttggtttttattctttttattcctccctcgtttttttttaaattttacttaTCTCTTATTGAAGAGCTAGACAGTTCATGGCAATAGCATCAGCAGTGACAAGTAGGCCCAGTGCACACTTGTGGTGGTGGCAGAGTGGGTTTGGGTGCATCGAAGAAGCAATCCTAGTGTCGACTCATGGATGCTGCTGTGGAAGCAGGTTTGGGTTCCTAATGGTGTCTGCGTCTAGCACAGATGCATGGAGGCAACAGTCGAGATACGTTTGGACCCAGTGGCATTGGGTGTTGGGCCCAAAGCAGATTTATCGTGGTGACGGAGTCACGTTTGGGCTGGTATGGGTACCTGGTGTCAGTGGCATCTGCATTGGTGATGTCCATTGAGGACTCAGTGATGAGGGTCTTGATAGAGGTGAGATGATGCCAAAGAATAGCCACTTTCATTCTAGTGCTGGCGGCACAGTGAAGGGGACTCGTGCATGGTCACCAGGCCCATGGTGGAGCACTTAAAaagatgtgctggaaattgaacactttatttctttattcttttggcttttatgttctaatgttttggtttatttttctgtgttttaagatgtcaccaGAATGGCAACACTATGCAGCATTTTTTACTGTATTTTTGGAAGaaaatacatatgacaataaatcaaatcaagtcactGCACATTTTATGGGGGGGGATGTTCATGATTAAAGTTAGAACTTCTAATGCACGTAATCTAAATGCATTATCATATTAAAATTGTCCACAGCTTGTATTATGTGGAAATGTAAATAATTTATACAAAGTATTTATACTGTACTTACTTGTATATTCATAGGCATTCCAATTAGCATGAAGTTTAAATCAATTTGGTATATTCACATTTCACTTTAATATGGGATTCTCTAAAGGTCCAGATGTATCAACTGAATAACAATGTTCTCTGAGGAAACACTACTGCATAGCAATGCAGAAAATACATTGTGCATAATCCAATAAGATCAATCTGGTTTGAATTTTAAAGATTGAGCTTTTAAAAGACTATTCATCTCTAACCACTCCAGAGTTAAAACATCAAGACAATATTTAGCCTTCTCGCAATTAAGTTGTAGATGGTAACCTTTCAGTTACTCTTCTCAGATTTCTACGTTCTGACTGCATGTTTTGGTCTACATTCCAAACTGTCATTAATCCTACTCTTGTAAATTGAGAGGCATAGTCTTCCCAAACAAAACAGTGTAATGTGGCTACAGAGAAAGCAAATAGAGAATTCTAGTTGCATACTTTAGATCATTAATTATAAAATAAAGACAACTGTTAATTAAAACAattaattaaacaattaaaaAGATAGACTCAGGAAAAAGACAATTAAAAATGTTGTCTAACACCTGAATAACTACTGAACTAACTCACCTACTGAATTAACTCACCAATTGAGTAATTGCCTCCTCATTATGCCTCATTCAGATTCGGGGCCACGATTTCCTTACTTTCCACCTGACCTAATACCCATCCCATAACCCCTGGACCCATATTTCTTATCCATCCTAAACAGTCCATCAACCATTAACACCCTACCTCTGCCCATCTAGTACCCTAACCTCATACTTAGCCTTTCACAGGAGATTTCAAAGTGGCTGCTTGTGTTGATAGACATAATCACAGAAAATAGCACTGACTGCCAAGAGCCTCTCACTGACTAATGTGTAATGAAGGACCTGTCAGGTTTAAAGTACAACCTCACACTTCTGCAAGAGCCCTGATCAAAATATCCAGTCAGAAATGTAGAATTTCATATTAAATGTACAAAAAAGGAGCATTGGAAAAATCCAGCCCATCATTTTATTATGATGCACAAACAAAAGCTGAGGCAGCATACATATacaaatctttgaaggtgacaggtcaAGCTGAAAAGGCTTTAACGTATATGGGATTTTGAGTTTTATTAGTAGAGATATACAGTTTCAATGCAATTGTTCACTGTTGTTTTTCAGGCAGGAGGAAGATATGTACCCCAGGGAGCAGTGTTGGAACCACTGTATTTTCTGGTGTATGTATAAATAACTGGCCAAGCACATCTAGATCAATTCCaaagtctgcagatgatacaGGCTACAAAGTTCTGAAGGTATATGAGGTGAGCATAGAACTTCAAAACGTGTAATAAAATTGGTGGAGTACGTAGATGGGTGGCAACTGAAGTTTAATGCAAAGTGagggtgatacattttggtacaaAGAACATTCAGTAACAGCATAAAATAAACTACAATTTCAAAAGGGTATGCAGGAGTAGAGAGACCTGGGTGGACATGTGCACAGGTTATTGAAGTGGCAGGACAGGCAGAGACACTGGTTCGTAAGAAATGCAGTATTCTAagcttcttaaatagtggcaccaattgcaagagtagggagattatgctgaaCTTAGAATACTAGTTAAATTGCAGTTAAAGTAGCATGAGgttcccagaactgtacacttcaggaaggatgtgtaagaCAATGTGAAGGAGGCTCACGAGAATGGTACTATACAGGAAAAGCTTCACTTAAAAGATTGGAgaaggtggggctgttttccttggagaggagaaagCAATGGCAGATCTGATGCAAGTTTTCAAAGTTCCAAAGGGTTTAGACAGAGTATTTAAGGAAAAACTGCTCCTGCATCCAAgacaattgagaaccagagggcacagatttaaaatgtttcacaaaagaagcaaatatgagataaggaaaagaaaaatcagtgaGTAGTTATGgtcaggaatgcactgcttggCAATATGGTGGAAGCAAatacaattgaggcattcaagaaggaattagatgattatttaaatagaaacaataaccatgattatgaaaaaaaaaggtaCAAGGATACCAACTCACAcctgatgggtcaaagggcctctttTTGCACAGTTAAGAGTTTAGCGATTTCTTATTTTTGAATGTTGAATAATTGCAAGAAAGCTTGGTCAGCATTGTTAATCAGTTACATCTGGAGTTGCAAATGAAAGGGCAAGAATTATTGAGTCACTGGGAGTGGAAGAGGTATCCACTCTTAGGATTGTAATGACCACTCCGAATATCTCTTCAGGATACACAGTATCTGTAGGCATCCTGGAAGAAAGGTTGAAGTCTGGATTTAAAGCTTTCCGAAGAAGATAGCGAGACAGAATAGATCAGGAGCAAAGGGTGATTAGCATACACTGGTATTTCTGAGTTGAAGTCAGGAAgtaagaattcagtaaggctcaTGCTCAGGCTTGTATGTTCACACGTTTggagaacatttgtagctcaggtggaagttctggatgtaggtttgcttgctgagctggaaggttcgttttcagatgttttgtcaccatactaggtaacatcagtgagcgtctggatgaagcactggtggcatggccgcTTTCTATtcgtgtgtttaggtttccttgggttgctggtgtcatttccttttgtttttcttaagAGGTGGTAtatgggattcaagtcaatgtatttgttgatagagttccagttgaaatgccatgcttctaggacttCTTGTGcgcgtctctgtttggcttgtcttaggatggatgtgttgtcccagtcataaGGCATTTGGGCTTCTTTATAAACAGAAGCATTCCAGAGAATATGTCGTTGGACTTTCTGTTTCTGGCCTTCAAAAGAATATTTTGCCAACCCagtctgctctgcatagttcctctgtgctgcagtgtgtagtggctctttgaaataatgttctaatgcagttttgtttgtgggtgatgggatgattgcttctgtcatTCAGTATTTGGTCAATTGTACATTCACAATTGTGAAGTATTGAAGCAAAGTTGCAAGATCACTTCGTCCAGTGTTAGTGAAAAGGTACCAAGAAATCTCATACATCAGAGAAAAGGAGGAACATGGAGGAGATACAAAACAAATTCCTgagaagtgcagcattccttGGTTTGGTCACAGGAAAAGTGAAGGAACCCTCAAAATCCTGCAAGTTAGTATAAATTTCAGCTGGAAATACAAGTAGAAAAGGGAGTGTTCCATTGAGATTTTGGGTCATGAAGGAGAAATGTTCATAAAATAGAGTATTACAGCAGTGGTACTTCCTTAACTCCTGTCAAGTAATTATTTTTtgattaaaatgtgaaatcttgtggTGTAATACTGTCGATACCCACAAGTTTGAAGttctttttaaaaggttactgGTCTCTACTGAGATCTTAACAGCTAATACAATATGTGTAAAAATAGTAGACAACTTATTTTCCTCAGTATTCAGTATATTGAAATAAACTTACTATTGCTTTTCAACACAGTTCATAAAAAAAATTTGAACAGTTCAGAATTTAAACTTTAATACCATCTCCCAAAAAATCCATAATCACCCATAAGAAAATCTCACCTGATCAAACCAACACGTAAAGCTACAGCTTCTGTTGCCTCAACACTTACAGGAACTTCATCAATAAAAGCAATGCCATAAAGTAGGAAGGCTTCCAAAAATTTTTTGAGTTCTTCATCCGACTCCATCACAGAATTGTAAGTGACATAAGGCATTTGGGCTTCTTTATAAACAGAAGCATTCCAGAGAATACGTCGTTGGACTGTCTGTTTCTGGCCTTCAAAAGAATATTTTGCCAACCATGACAAGTCGTATTTGGTCATGTGATTATCTGGCCCTATTAAACGAGGAAGAAATTGAAATAGTTATTGCGAAGGAAAAACAATCATGTTAGATATGCTCAAAGAACCTGTGTTGCAAGCTAGTATCAAAAACAAATTACGATTAAAATTCATTCCCAGACAGCTTAAAGTTTTTTCTCAGTTCAAGTATTAATTGTACCAAGGGAAAAAGACCACACACTATATACACAAATAGAGAAATAACTTACAGGTTATGTAGATTGTATCATTGTCAGAACGTATTTTTGCTGGCTTAATTGCCAAATCCACCTGAGCTGTGTCCAAGCTCCGCTGATTAGTCTTTGGGTTGTAACACGATGCAGAGCGACAATGATCTCGCAGCCAAACGTAATTTAATCGCATCACCATGTCAGAATACTTCAATTCTATAGAAGTTATAAGATTTTAGTTCTTTAATCTTAACTGACTTGAAAAGGCATGCATTTAGGTAGCTTCAGATATTAAATACAGGATTATTAATCTGGATATAACATTTACAAAGGaacaaaggaaattttaaaaacccATTTACAGAGGACCATTGGTTTTTGCCAGTAACCCCCACAACTGAAATGTGAGTGAAGTAATAAAATTTTGCCATCATACATGAACTAGTTGGATTTTAAGTTAAATATCTCCCTTCACAAATCAAAGCTTTTTTTTCTTGTCTGTGCGTTCATAGAAGGAAAAATGGAATCCTGCAGAGTTTTGAAGCTGTTTATTTGATTCTATGCAGTAAAAAGGGAGTTAATGCATAAAGTTTCTCAgaatcacaatttttaaaaaaaaaataagaaatggCAATTTAGAAATGTAGAATACgcacaaataaataaatggaaaataTGTTTATTTATGGTGCCTTAGATTCAAGGAAATGAGTAATTAAGATTAGTAAAAGAAAAGCAGCATACAGACTTTAAAATCTGCCTCAAACATTACTTCAGATTACCAGTATAGATTATCCATAACCTATTCACATAAAGAGAATCATCAAAGCTAGCTGTAAATTGAAACGTGTAGACAATGGTTAAAGTTAAATATGGCAACACAATAGAGCTTCTGACAACATCCTGGCCAGATTAAAGATGCCCAGATTGTCTTGAAAACTGGGTACTTATTTTATTGCAGAGGAACTTTTTGAAAATATGTTAATAAAATGTTCAACTAAAAACAGCTTTTTAACCTTTAAACATTCCTGTTACTACAGCTCCAAATGTCACCAAACTTGCAACAATTGCAATTTCCAACCACATCTAAGCACTAAATTTTAGCCAAGCCAATTCTgtcattcttaaaaaaaatactcAAACCAGTTGAAAAGCCAACAATCTAGATTCATCTTCCATCGCAACTGGAGAATGAATGACATGCAGGTGATATAATATGAACTCAAAAGAAGTTGTACATGTGGAAAGTTGAAAGTAGAGTAAATTGAAACGGCAACACACTAATTTTCATGTCCAAATTTCAATTTGGAATATCTTGCCTTACCCAAGTGTTGATCGTGCATCAACCATGAACAGTTCAAGGAGTCTGGAGCACCATGTTTCCAACGTCTTGCAGTTACTGCAGGTAGATGGTTACTCATCCAACATTTCCATAGTTCCCGTCCTTGAAAGTCAGCTCTCAACAGATGCTTCACACTGCTGTCAATATGCAGAAAGCGGTACCAAGACATCTGAGAACGTAAGACAGGATTTTCAGAGCATGAAATTCATGTCTCCCAAATTATTGATGGGAATCGTGTACAGGTACACACATTCTGAAACAAACTCCAGAACAATtcgaagaaggatcactggacccaaaacattaaccctgattatctctccacggatgctgcctgacctgttcagattttccagcaatttctgtttttgtttcagatttccagcgtctgcagtttttTCGACATGCATTCTGAAGTTCCTTGCATCTTATCTGAAGTATGTGGACATATCTGTCAAATAGCCCTGGCTGCTACTGAAATCTCCATTAGAACTAACTAACTATTGGCAGCtttgttaatatttaaatattattcatttgtgaccttatagaggtttacaaaattatgaggggcatggataggataagtatataaagtattttccctggggtcagggtcagaaagtccagaactagagggcataggtttagggtgagcgggagaagacataaaagagatctacggggcaacttttccatacagagggtggtacgtgtatggaatgagctgccagaggaagtggtggaggctggtacaattgcaacatttaaaaggcatttgtatgggtatatgaataggaagggtttggaggaatatgggccgtatgctggcaggtgggactagtttgtgttgtgatacctggttggcatggatgggttgggctgaagagtctgttcccatgctatacatctctaggattctatgattttgactGGTAGCAATAACAAGTGCATTTTGCATAGAGAATTAGCAAATAAGATTGTTACCTCCAGTCAGAGACacagatttacaaaattacatcTGTGCAATCCAATTGGACCTTAATTTCCAGTTTTCTTTAATTCATAACTCTAAGTCACAGCACTtgacttatttttaaatgttgtgttgTTGACTGTATCACTGTCAGAAAATATGTTCCAGTCTAccat
Above is a window of Chiloscyllium plagiosum isolate BGI_BamShark_2017 chromosome 15, ASM401019v2, whole genome shotgun sequence DNA encoding:
- the tmlhe gene encoding trimethyllysine dioxygenase, mitochondrial, with amino-acid sequence MSWYRFLHIDSSVKHLLRADFQGRELWKCWMSNHLPAVTARRWKHGAPDSLNCSWLMHDQHLELKYSDMVMRLNYVWLRDHCRSASCYNPKTNQRSLDTAQVDLAIKPAKIRSDNDTIYITWPDNHMTKYDLSWLAKYSFEGQKQTVQRRILWNASVYKEAQMPYVTYNSVMESDEELKKFLEAFLLYGIAFIDEVPVSVEATEAVALRVGLIRESIFGRMWDFTSDFSRGDTAYTKVALDRHIDTTYFQEPCGVQLFHCLRHDGTGGRTLLLDGFHAAENVRQENPHNFEVLTKVPIKHEYIENVGGCHNHMIGIGPILNVYPWNNELYLMRYNNYDRTVISTVPHDVVHQWYVAHRALTTELRKPENEIWVKLKPGKVLFVDNWRVLHGRDAFTGFRRLCGCYLMRDDVLNTARFLGIEI